One Apodemus sylvaticus chromosome 14, mApoSyl1.1, whole genome shotgun sequence DNA window includes the following coding sequences:
- the Gjd4 gene encoding gap junction delta-4 protein → MEKLNLLGFLIITLNCNMTLVGMIWLIVAVLLRMLVLVLAGSPIYEDEQERFICNTLQPGCANVCYDLFSPVSPLRFWLVQSLALLLPSVVFGTYTLHRGAKLAARGACRPQVPDLSAAYLVHLLLRMLLEAGLASLHYFLFGFSVPARVSCSQVPCSGAVDCYVSRPTEKSLLMLFFWAVSALSFLLSLADLLWSLPRRRLRTRQWVKEEARPVCEVPAPPPCLLRDPQGYLSQVDQEDRQEEQVVPEGTTGQGDNVPQASVSGLLEHSDQDVSEATSSAGDRLTVAHTAHAFRSHRETSLDLGSKTTQSDELSLATQSHLARHCSASQPQAPGRLATSGSAPHLRIKKSEWV, encoded by the exons ATGGAGAAGTTGAATTTGTTGGGGTTCCTCATCATCACCTTGAACTGCAACATGACCCTTGTGG GCATGATCTGGCTGATCGTGGCGGTCTTGCTGAGGATGCTAGTGCTGGTCTTGGCAGGGTCACCTATCTATGAGGATGAACAAGAGAGGTTTATTTGCAACACGCTGCAACCAGGATGTGCCAACGTTTGCTACGACCTCTTTTCCCCAGTGTCACCGCTGCGGTTCTGGCTAGTACAGAGCCTGGCCCTGCTTCTGCCTTCGGTGGTCTTTGGCACCTATACCCTGCACCGCGGCGCGAAACTGGCTGCACGGGGAGCCTGCAGGCCTCAGGTGCCCGACCTGTCAGCTGCCTACCTGGTGCACCTACTGCTGCGCATGCTGCTGGAGGCTGGGCTGGCTTCCCTGCACTATTTTCTCTTTGGCTTTTCTGTGCCCGCCCGCGTGTCTTGCTCGCAAGTACCCTGCTCAGGGGCTGTGGACTGCTACGTGTCGCGGCCCACGGAGAAGTCCCTCCTGATGCTATTCTTTTGGGCAGTGAGTGCGCTATCCTTCCTGCTCAGCTTGGCCGACCTGCTTTGGAGCCTGCCGAGGAGGAGATTGAGGACCAGGCAATGGGTCAAGGAAGAGGCTAGACCAGTCTGCGAAGTACCTGCACCTCCTCCTTGCCTCTTACGAGACCCTCAAGGCTATCTTAGCCAAGTGGACCAGGAGGACAGACAGGAGGAGCAAGTTGTGCCTGAGGGCACAACAGGGCAGGGCGACAATGTTCCTCAGGCCAGTGTGTCAGGGCTGCTGGAGCATTCAGACCAAGATGTTAGTGAGGCCACTTCCTCAGCTGGTGACAGGCTGACAGTGGCTCACACAGCACATGCGTTCAGATCCCACAGAGAGACGTCACTGGACCTGGGGAGCAAAACTACCCAGTCAGATGAGCTCTCCTTGGCTACCCAGAGCCACCTGGCCAGGCACTGTTCAGCCAGCCAGCCTCAAGCTCCAGGTCGGCTGGCCACCTCAGGCAGTGCCCCCCATCTGAGAATCAAAAAGTCTGAGTGGGTGTGA